In Glycine max cultivar Williams 82 chromosome 10, Glycine_max_v4.0, whole genome shotgun sequence, the DNA window AATACCAGATGGGGCTCCTCCTGTGCCAAAACAAACTGGAGGCTGGGCAGCTTCTGCTTCACGTCCTgaaattaagtttgattcaGGTAATCTAGTTATCCATGTCTCAGGCTGATGCAATTATCGTATTTCATCTGTGAGAGGCCTTTTAAATAACTGACTCTGTTCATGTATGTGAATCACTGAATCATCTCAAATATAGATGGGCGATTTGATGATGAATACTTCCAACAAAGTGaacaatcaaatcaatttaGGCAGGAATATGAAATGCGTAGAATGAAACAGGCAAGTAACTTAAAGCAGTTGCGAGTGGTTTGCCGTTATCTTTTAGCTTAGGTTTTTGTTGATTATTGGATGTCTCTCCAGGAAATGGTTCACCTTTCAAATCTaacttaacataattttttaggaTCAAGGTTTGGATGTGATTGCTGAAGGATTGGATACATTGAAAAACATGGCACATGATATGAATGAGGTcagttgctttatttttttttttgttagagtaTAAATTTAATCCCTATATTCAAGATTGTTTTAGTCCCTTAATGTAAAAACTCAACATTTTGGTCCCTGCATGAAAAATTGTTTACAAATTAGTCCCTAGCCTGTACCATTTATTAAAGTTATATTGCTTTTTCCCCCACCTATTGGCACCAAAACTAAATAATGTGTAAGTGTAGGGACcgaatgtagtttttttttttaaaaaaaatttatgtagtGACTAGTGACCAAGAtagggactaaaatgaaaaaaatgatgtcTGGTGTCGGaaccaaatttttaatttaaccttGTTTTTATCTTCCCTTGTGCGTGTGTATGTTTTAATCCTTTCTAAGTTTATTATTTATGTGTTGAATACAGGAACTGGATAGACAAGTTCCACTGATGGATGAGATTGACACTAAGGTAAGAACTGAGAATTATCAATTTCTGCCTGTatcctaaataaaaatatggaaaTGTTGGCTTTTAGAACTTGAATTATGAAGTTGAAATTAGTATAACACAATTGTTTGTCATCTTTACAGGTGGACAAGGCATCCTCTGACCTTAAGAATACAAATGTTAGACTTAAAGACACAGTGAACCAGGTTAGCTGACTACAATTGTATCTGTATAGATTTCCATCAATTTAAAGTTGTATCTGTGATAGATTTCTTGCTGActcttatatgatttttttcatcCAGCTTCGATCCAGTCGAAACTTCTGTATTGATATTGTTTTGTTGATTATAATTTTGGGAATTGCTGCCTACTTATACAAGTAAGGCTCCTATCACTTTTCATGAACTTGAAAACTCAGCACTGCTCTTCTGCTCTTGAATTTCAATCTGAAAGTATTCTTTATAGTCCTGCTCAATTTGCTTATTGATTTGAATACTGGAAATTTTGCTGTATCTACTAACATGATCTTGTGTGGGAAATTTGAggtacatttttaattttgtaaccttggatcaaatattttaaaacttatatttCATATGGTAACTTTAAGCTGCATTTTAAGTCTGAAATTGGGCTTGTGGGTTGTTAGTAAAGCATTTGTCTCATTTCCTAGTATGCATATGTAGCCTTTGCTGCAGAACATAATCTTGTTTTGTTCCCTCTGTTGCCCATGTCTCATAGGCTTGGTTTCTGACATGTAATCTCATTATCTATTTTCTTCGTGATTCATATTGGCGTATCCTTTATTGCCTCTTTACAGTAATTAGAATATCTGTCACTAACTTCTGAAACCTGATCTAATTAGGGAAAGTTTAGGTGGAGTGTGATTGAGGcattcatttgaaatttgacGAGAATATAATTATCTAGAAAAAACTTAAATGCTTGCCTAAAATGGTAGTTTGCAAACTGCTCTAGCCAAGTGAATTTCTTGGAAATTTGAAATGATACGGTCATATGAATGAAAGTTTAATAAACTCTGTAGAGACAACAATCATTTTAAGGATTATTATAATGATTTCTTACGATTGGGGGATTGTGCTTGTAATTTCTGTCCCTATTcccaaatatgtttttctttgaaattgaaACATATATAAACTACTTCATAAACCAAATTTCTAGTTCAATGATGTTGAAATAAATTATGCTCtatctaaaaaatttaatattctatTTGCTCATTAACTGAAGAATAGTAGATTCTTGTCACTTTCTGATGGCGCTGCTGggatttgattttcaatatATCATAGCATCAGcatgtgtttttttatgaatCTTGCATACTTTATGTTTTTTGAGATACCTTTCTGACTTACCGTGCTCATTTTGCAGCGTACTAAAGAAATGATGTGTACAAAGGCTGATGGATGTTCGAATGGTTTGCCTTGTATTTTGAGGATATcttctgatttttttattttatttctaccaTTGTGAAAATTTCCTGCGACTTGAGAGGCGTGCCCTTGTGCTTTATAAGCAGTCCTGTGTAATGTGTATGCAGTCATGTCAGATACCATTAGTATGTGTATGTTAAATAGTTGCTGCTTATTTTATACACTTGTTTTGGTATATGTTATAGTATTATAAATTGACGCTGATGAATTAggaaggatgctttgattgaaATTAGGAATTCTAGCTGGAGTTAGCTAGCTACAAGCACGACGAAAAGATAAGTATGGGGACCCGCttaataattgaaagaaaattatattcgactaattattttgttgtttcttgACTTGCAAAtctgtttttagttttaaacatCTCGTGATTTGTGACGAACTCCTTCATTCCTTTAATTATGCTATATGATTACATGTCACATCATTTGTTTATCTGAGTTTAGAGGCATCAACCAAATTTTGTTTGTGGTGGAAATGCGATGTATAAATCCCATTATCTGTAAATGGATTTGTCGTTCATTTGGTTAATCATGTTGTGGTTGTAGTGACGCTATGATTAAACCTACTTCCCTAAAACTAAAAGCACCTCTTGGGAGGCCAAAAAGGCAACGAGTGTGTGGGATTTAAAACCCAGAGAAAGTATCTTGTGATTAGGATTAAGTTGATACTACTATTTGGGAAGAAATTAGTTTCACACTAAAAGATAtaggatttttaaaaaaaaaacaagcaatATCAGTTAATAATACTTTCGTTTATAAGTCTGGGCTCCCATGTTGAGCCTTCCGCTAGGGCCCAAGATGAGCCAAATTACCGGTTAACCTTCTTAGCTAGGGTGTGTAAAGTGGTTCCCGACTTATTAAAAATTCATTGTTTTGAAAACTAAACCAAATTGGCCGGTTAGACCAGAAAATTGATGAACTGGTTAGGTGACCTGtttaaataagttataaaaCCTGTTGGAAGAAAAACTGGTTAAACAGCTGAAAAAATTGGTTAGAACTTAGGAAAAAGCTGGTCTGAAACCGATTCACAGTGAATcaataaaaactatttaataCAATATCATTTTGGTTTtcataaaagaatgaaaatcaatctaaaatgttattttcttttttattctaaatgtAAACTTGTTATTATTGGTAAATGTTGATGTGTATTATTGAAACTTACACTTaagtattataatatatttaaaccgAATTTTTGTATGTACTTTGAATATtaagaatttataaaattattttttaattttactttcaatattaagaatttatataattattttttaattttactttgaatattaagaatttatataattttattctttctaatttaattatggTTTAATCACagttaaattattaaactttGAACATGCTGTGACTAGTTTAATAATAGGGTTGGtttgaaaaatattgataaaaatagCTAGATTAGATTCTACTAGTGGAACTACTTAATGAGTgttaatgttttaattatgttaagaTTTACGTTAAGTGTAAgtgaattttaattgtaatattgaATCGAAGCTCAAGTCGTCTCCCAAGAGAATAGTGCAAAGAtggatattcaaattaaaaccttttagataaatatattttttttgtttttatattttaaactacctaaaactaaaaccaatcaaaacaaaaaataaaagatatatttttctagagagattaatgtactgaaaatttaataaaaaaattaaaagaaaaggtaaGAAGTTACTTGTTGACGTGATAATAATTATAGATGAAAATAATAACGTTAAGATGTTAAGATTGTACTTGAAATCCCCATATTTGCTGTAATTCCTCACACTTCTACGTCGTTATATTGTTCATCCCCGATTCACTAATGTATTCTATCCCTAATTCCTTAGATGATAGACCCTAAATCATTTGTCTTGATTCCCAATCTCTTGGCAAACACCAACACAAACAATCAACATTATCGTTTGAGAATTAACGAgtcttaaataatattattttattcttaaagatAATTCCAATTAAGTATTCgattcaatttgaatttcaatgagACTCGTCAAAGTACACGTCAAATTCCTAGAATCATCTATGAGGTGTGCAGGCTCACAAAACATTAAGTAAAGAAGACATGaactcaaataatatattaatgtgaGAAAATTACATCAAATAGAGTTCAATCTTTTCCTCTCCTAGCTAAGAAAGAAACTAGCCATTCATGAAATacaagaagagagaagagaataagTTTTTTAGTGAAAAATGGTGTGTAGAGGTgtgcttttttgttgttgcctATGTCTCTTTATTTATAGAATCATAGATGAGTTTAATAGAGACAAATAATTtccttaatttacaaaataatataatctataCAAGAAAACTATCTCTTCTATTGatataatctattttatttgttataattatCTTCCAAgtgattttcttcatttatgtTCGAGCTATATCTTCATAATTATCTatgttttgaattaatttagttttcagATTTGGCACGCTCCTCATTTAAGCaagatattttttgtaaaattttatcttctctATTTGAACAATGAGCTTCGCATCCGAAGGGTGGAATTCATATGCAGGAGA includes these proteins:
- the LOC100819272 gene encoding syntaxin-71, with product MSVIDILTRVDSICKKYDKYDVDKHRDANVSGDDAFARLYASVDADIEALLQKAESASKEKGKASAVAINAEIRRTKARLLEEVPKLQRLAVKKVKGLSSQEFAARNDLVLALPDRIQAIPDGAPPVPKQTGGWAASASRPEIKFDSDGRFDDEYFQQSEQSNQFRQEYEMRRMKQDQGLDVIAEGLDTLKNMAHDMNEELDRQVPLMDEIDTKVDKASSDLKNTNVRLKDTVNQLRSSRNFCIDIVLLIIILGIAAYLYNVLKK